Genomic window (Alnus glutinosa chromosome 9, dhAlnGlut1.1, whole genome shotgun sequence):
CACTCACGAGAtcaatatttaacatattaattaagtaTGTAATAAGTGGccttatgtttaaaaaaaatggacataTATTGAGCCTTGGATAGTTGGATCTCCTCTCATTTATTCACACCCTTTTATATATAAGCTAGGGGTTGGCCGGAGGTGCGTTGCACTGCTTGAAGATCGATGGCCTCATTggtttcatttcatatatatatttcatcaaTTCCTATGGGGTTTGCTTTGCATTGCTTGACGACCGATCGGCCTCATTGGTGGCTGGCCGGGTTTGATGTTTTAAGGGGTACGGTACCGGTAGAGATGCTGATTCCGGTGATTTGTGGTGGCTAATTAATTGTGTGGCATCTGAGTTTCAATCCCAAAATGTTCTAGCCCAAAGGTAATTTGTTACTAATTTTATACGTAGGAATTAATTGATAAAATCAAAAGTTCATATGATCGAACTTGGTATGAATTAATAATatggaaaaaatacaaaatcagtccaCGTGGTTGCATTTATTTGCAACAAGTatcatatggtttaaaaagtgatttaaaaCTCATGTGAtaagtataaataataattaaacagCTCCTTATATTGGCTTATTGTTTAAAATCATAACGGAACCGTTAGTATGTCACGTCAACCCTCATCATAGTTTGACACATGTCttctctaataaaaatataaaaatatcaacattcatattaaaataaataaataaataaacaagggAGTAGTTCACCCCTAGAGGGAGCCATGGGCCGGGgttggtttggccacccccactGGGTAAATCGGGGGTGACCAAACCACTCCTTGTGGCCAAAAATGGGGGATGATTTGGGTTGGTTTGGCCACCTTCACTGAGTGAATCAAGGGGTGACCAAACCACTCTTTTTGGCCAAAAATGGGGTTGGCCAAACCACTCCCATAGACTTGAGGGTGGTTCGCCCCCTTCCCCCCTTAAAGGAGAACAAGAACCTATTACCTAGGGGTAGGAATTCGTGTTTGCGTGTCAGATTCAGACCTCCCAACCCTAACctgctaattttgtattgggtttatTCCGGATTTAtggatcgtgtaaaaaattgtcagccttACATATTTTCCtcccttttttccttctttttttttttttccttttattttttaatatttatatttatatatttcttaattaGAATAGACATGTGTCAAATTCTAATTGGTAATAACGTGCCATACTAACGATTTCCATTATGATTTTAAACGGCAAGTCAACATAGAGAAATATTGGGTCATTTATGCTTACCACATCCCTAAAGAATTTAGTGCAAATCAATGCGATCTGCACGCAAAGACtaattttgcttctttttttttttttttcctaataacaAACTCAAACGGTGATATTATAATCTAACAAAAAAGATGCAAACCTAATCACGAGCTTGGCAGCCCAGTATCAATATGTCAAAAATTATATTCGAAGTCTTGTAGCAACaagaatacaaataaaaataaataaataaaataaaataaaataaaggctcCGCATTTTGGCtgagagattcaattttttttttttttttttaagcaataattTTGAGTCCTAAATTTAATTCACACCATCACACTCTTTGAACATAATCATGTTCAACAAAAGAGGTTCTTGTTTTGCATGTATAAAATACAAAGCCATTCACACACTCATTGAACTTCAATCATGTGCAACATGAGGATCTAGACccatttcctttcttgtttttccCACAAACAGATCCCCAGACTTGATCCAGCCAGGGACTCTTCCTATGATCGTCGTGAATGGGAACTGCGCCACCCCGTCTTTCCTTCCAAGCGAAACAAGTGCAATTGTTGAACCAGGCTTATAAGTTGCcattttgctttcttttcctcCCGCCATCAATAGCTTCAAGTTCTTCGCAGCCACATGAGCATGTTTATGCGCCAAAAAGCCTTGTTTGATTTCCTGAAGTACCAATTTTCATGAAACAATATTACACAAGATTGGTTGCAAATTATTCAATGATACTTCTCTTATTAGAAGATCCATTTGTTTAACGCACAGAACCAATATTTTTTCTGCAAGAATacattaaaatgaataaaaagaaaaaagaaaaaaaaaaaaggagcatcTTCCATTAATAGAATCAGGATgcatgtttttgagattatgcACATCAAATGAAACACAAATGAGTACTTCATCCTTAGAATTGTAACCCTCTCCTAGCGCCTCgtattttttaaattctaatcCATAATGTATCCATACTATTTTTATctaggccttttttttttttcatttcattacTGCTTTTTCTGCCGAATTTCTAATCAAATGAAACACTTAAAACTGCCCCGCATTGTGTAAATTCTGTTCCATACATTATCAATTGTCTCACATGATATAAATTTGAACAAAGACATGTAAATTTGTACTGGATATGACAATCCTATGGTGTTGCTGAATATACCAAAACAGACCATAACATACCAAAAATATGGGCATACAAGTTCCAGCCAACATGGAGCATCTCAGCCAAACAAGGCATGAACAGCACAAGATTAACAAACTTCCTCATATAGTGAATGATAGATATTTTAGTTAAGGATGCAATGATGTGATTAGGTAGTTTCTTaatcataattatcaaaatttcacAAGCTAGTGTCATTACGTCAACAAATACCATTTAACTCAGCTAGATTGGGTAGCAAGTCAGCAGGAACCAAATTATTATGGACATCGCAGACTTGCCGTATGGCACACTTCATTCGCCTGGTTCAAATTCTTGCTTCGTTCACTTTTATTGTACGTTTCAAGACTATTTGTGGGAAATAAAACTATTTCAAGATTAACTGTATTCTTCTTACCTTATATGTCTTTCGTGTGTGTGGCCACACTATCAGTTTGAGTGCAGAACAACtagaattttaaaaagattacCCATAACAAAACTTAAACAAAGCCAAATAATAACAGTGTGATAATTGGCACTTACCGGAATATCAGTAATATCTCCAATCGCAAATATGTTCTTTCGACCCTTGACTCTCAAATTCTCATCAACCATCAACCTTCCACGACTATCTATGTTATTCTTCAACATAGTTTCCTTAAGCCATACTGAACCAAGTGGTGTCCCTGTGCACAGAAAATGGCAATCTGCACTGATAATTTCTCCTTCTGAAGTTTCATAAGTTTTTCTTTCCTCTGAAACAGAGTCCAAATTCACTCTTTGCTCCAATTTCACTTCAACTTGCTTTGATTTCAACCAATGCAGAGTCTTGTTAGCAGCTTTTGGTCCAATGAATTCCAGCAACCTTGATCCATTATGCACCAGAGTAACCTTCTTATCTGGGAAATCAACAGCAATTTCTCCAGCAAGTTCAACACCAGTGGGGCCACCTCCAACAATTAAAATGGAACCAGCTGAATTTATCTTTTGATTTTCTGCAGGTACAAAAATTACATCGTTAAGCATAGGTTCAGAGTAGTATACACTATACAGATGCTCCTTTTTCTTAGCCCACTATAATTGAAGTTAGTTTTAAACAAGTTAGAATTCCATTGACTAGTTATTCTGAACTTAAGAATTTCCTTTTCAAGGTTGTTTGAGGGTTATCAATTCCCTTTATAGTCCAATAGTACTCCTCGTTTCAAATGGCATAGGATTAGATTAAAAAGAGGGGGCTGGTACAAGAGTTTTTgtgttcattttttctttctattctaATGGAATGCTTAGCAACATCGGgaacattaataatttaaccACTACTCTAATATTCTTCCCTACGTATGGACTTAGACTCTGCCTCAATGAGTGGAGCCCAacatatgaaatttttttaattttaaataagagGTAAAGTAATGTCAAAGATTAAGATTTTGATATCACaataaatcaccatttatttcaaaagtctAAACTGATgtgaaataatgaatttaattacttaatcatTATTCTAACAGTGAAGTTCATTACTTAACAGTTAACAGCATTAGTTTGCACCTTAGCAAGCAAGTTGCCGCAACCTCTTCTACGATATAGACACCATTAAGAGAACACATTTGATGAAACAACTTTGATTCAATTTCTTCTAAGTTTGAACTTAGATAAGATAGTGCTCAATTTTTAGTTATATAAAATGACtgaataattttagaagtccCTCATATATCACTTCTGTAtccctctaaaaataaagtgacttttaaaattactatttgatcaaaattcaatagtgatcaattacaaacccaatggtaattttaaaagccacttcaatttttagagggatacaagagtgacacaagggacttctagcattactctcaATGGCTTGGTAGTTAATTGCAACAAGACAATGTGGTTCTGCACTAATGGTAGCCATTGGCTAACCTGTTTCCCAAGTATCTTGCTTATAAACTCTAATAATACTGGAAATTCTCACTAGATAATACAGACATCATCAAAACAAATATATGCAATCTGCCATTTGTCTCAGCACTCAGTATAGCAGttgataaaaatgaagataATGTTTCAGTTCCTATATAGATTTACAGTTTACCTGCTTTGAATTGATTGAGTCTATCAGTCCTAGATTCCGGAACAGGATAAGAATGGCCAGTGGCAATGACGAGAAAATCATAGGGAATCAGCTGGCCGTCTGCAGTCAACACTTCAGTTTCAGTGATATTGACTGCACTGGATGCAACAATACGGCCATTGGTGAGGTATTCTCTATGGTTGATCACTGACCTTTTTGCAAACGATGGCTCCACCATTGCCCTCAAGCTTGCCCATGGAATCTCAAAATACTCCTTCCTGAATTCAATTTTGTTTTCACTTAGCAACCAAAATGATGACAGCTCTGTACATGGAAAATTCTACAAGGTGCCTCATGCAATGATATAAGCCAACAACATTTTAGAGTCATGAAACACATTTCAATTtgacataaaaaaacaaaacccaaaagccctaaaaaaaaaaagaaaaaaaaaagaagaagagaagaatggAACTTAAAAACGTAAGGCAAGTGATAGAGACATAAGGATGACAATATCAACGATTATGTCATGTAACTTTCCCATAAGGTgaaacaaattaatcaaattgtTAGAAATGGGATTGGCTGTATATTTTTGGGCTTCATGTACGCTAGAGCTTTGACTAATTTTCTGCAAGAAATTCATGTATTACTACTTGTTACACAAAGAAGCATATCACTACACATCTAGATCATGAATATATAGTATCCATATTATGCAAGGAGGCATTGATTTCCACTAATTCGAATTGAATATAAGTATTCACAGCAGCATAAGGTAATTTCGACcccaaatgattaaattcatattttcccATTATAGCTTAGGTTTTTAAGATTACTAGGATTCGTCATAATATCAGAATTTAACAGATAATACTAGAAAAGAGgagaaatttcttcaaattcaagAGAGAAAGAGTACGCGTCAATAAGAGTGACATCGGCGTGGAATTGGAGGGATCTAGCGAGGGTGGAACCAGCAACGCCTCCTCCGATGACGACCAACTTCCTCCTCGCCGCTTCCAATTCTTGCGTCTTCATCTTTTGCTGTGCCTTCTGGATCACGGGATTTAGCGATACCGATTTCTGGTCTAAATGTCAGAGTATTACGTTAAGGTTCcgaattgagagagagagagagaaagagagggattTTAAAGGGTTTTTGGCGCAGAATTGTCAACGTTTTctgtttgatttaatttatttttattttattttaagtttctgtttaattttatttaattttggtgtTGGTCAGCTTGAAGAATAAGCCAGGAGGGTAACGGTATTTAGTATTGGCTCGCAGGTTGGTGTTCCCAACTACCACGTCTTCAG
Coding sequences:
- the LOC133878485 gene encoding uncharacterized protein LOC133878485 translates to MKTQELEAARRKLVVIGGGVAGSTLARSLQFHADVTLIDAKEYFEIPWASLRAMVEPSFAKRSVINHREYLTNGRIVASSAVNITETEVLTADGQLIPYDFLVIATGHSYPVPESRTDRLNQFKAENQKINSAGSILIVGGGPTGVELAGEIAVDFPDKKVTLVHNGSRLLEFIGPKAANKTLHWLKSKQVEVKLEQRVNLDSVSEERKTYETSEGEIISADCHFLCTGTPLGSVWLKETMLKNNIDSRGRLMVDENLRVKGRKNIFAIGDITDIPEIKQGFLAHKHAHVAAKNLKLLMAGGKESKMATYKPGSTIALVSLGRKDGVAQFPFTTIIGRVPGWIKSGDLFVGKTRKEMGLDPHVAHD